TTTCCTTTTAAGATCCTCAGCGACACGAACGTAGCATCCATAGGGACACGTGTCTTCGTCTGTCGCGTGTCATCCGTGCTGTTCTACCTCACTATGTATATCAGCATTCTGTTTTTTGGCCTGATAAGCATCGATCGCTGTAGAAAGACCATGTGGCCTTTTGTCGGCACCAGCAAGAGACGCCTGCTGTACAGAAAGCTCCTCTCAGGCATCATATGGGCCTCGCTCGTGGCTCTTTGTCTACCAAACATTATTTTGACTAGTCGCCCAAACACTTCGGCTCGCTTTAAGTGCAGTGACTTGAAGACACCGATGGGACTACTATGGCATGAGGTGGTCAACCATATTTGCCAGGTGATCTTCTGGGGAAACCTGATAGTTGTGATAATATGTTACGTTCTCATTTCAAAAGAGCTTTACAAGTCTATCGCTCGAACGAGATCTCAACGTGCAGTGAGCCAGGGACAGCAGAAGAAATCCAGTATACAGGTGAATGTGTTCCTTGTATTGGCCGTCTTCTTCGTTTGCTTCGTACCATTTCATTTTGCCCGAGTGCCGTACACCATCAGCCAGACAAGAGGAAAGATGTTTAACTGCCAGGAGAAGTTGTTATTCTTCCAGTTGAAGGAGAGCACGCTGTGGCTTTCCTCTCTCAATGCTGTGCTGGATCCACTCATCTACTTCTTCCTCTGCAAGTCTTTCAGGAGATCTCTCTTTAACACTCTCAGTATCTCTCCTGGATGCTGCATAGATCTCGGGACAGACTCGGTCAGCACCTGACTGGGTAATACACAGACATGATAGAGAACTTTTCTATTTTATGATTTCTGAAAATTCCCTTATAATATGATCGTGGCAGTGAGCTTTTCTATATGTTTATCCTGAGAAATTATATGTGCTTAAACTGACTCATGCTTTGTTACAGCTACATTAATAATCTCATAACACCTGTCAATATTTCACCTCCAAAaccaaagaaaaaaattatttttttaagatcgCATAATAAgatgttaaattgtttaaagtaGTGATTTTGTTGTACTGCTTTTCTTAATACTGCTGTTATTTAATATTACTAAACATCAGACATGAAGAAAgaatcacatttttaaatgtttggatTGCAGTAGtaattttggtaacactttataataaggtttattagttaacatgagttaactacattagttaacatttattaagtgtgcttgcaaaataaatattattattccGACCTAATTTTTGGCCAGCTCCTGTGACTAGACCTTTTGacacagagacaccgttcaaactttaaaatgttcgggcagtgcCGTTCTAAGTTGCTTGAAAACCTGATGTCACAAATCCATGTCGTTCTTCCGCCATATTGGATTGAACagaaaaccttaaaaaatatttacatgtcacaaattttgtcagaACTTCACGAAACTcgacgtacacgatccttggattTTTGGAAGCGTTTGCCCATCACAGCCCAAAAGATACCTGTGGAGTAgtcgccaaacaggaagtagtttatatctcaggaatgctttcacgtattgaaaccaaactttgtacatgaatttgggtctctaatgtgaggatgcacatcatcaaaagaacaattttttttcaaaaattttacgccgccaaacaggaagtagtttatatctcaggaacgctttcacatattgaaaccaaactttctACATTAATTttggtctccaatgtgaggatgcacaagataaaaactCAAttggcggcaccagagcaagcacacttttgcagttcttCCGGAAATACATTTTCTAGTTAATCTTTGTTattgttaatttcaacaattacttaaACTTAATGAAAATCTTGTTAACCTtggttaatgcactgtgaactaacatgaacaaacaattaaaatgtttatttctattaactaacattaacaaagatttataaatactgtaacaaatgttttgctcatggtttgttcaatgataactaatgaaccttattgtaaatgaaaaaaattgctTAATTATAATGCAAATTAAGATCAAATTTGCCATGcaaaatttgttttatttctgCAAAATACTATATTTCTTATGTTTTGATGAAAttaatttatatacaaacacacgtgctgtttttctttattcaaaaagCTTTAATACAAACTGAGAGAACTGAGTTCAAATTAAATGAGAATAATGTTAGATTTAACAAGGTTTAACTTCATCGATAAAATGAATGCAGATTTTGTTATTTTCATATGTAATACAATCatgtattttacaaataaaagtattaataatgatatatatatataattgtttcatTGTAAATTACTGTGTACAATAGTGATTGGTGTAAAATGTTCATGAATGACTCATTTAAGTCTGAACACAAGGACTGAAAGCGGGCAGCACAGAATGAGTAAAGGCCGTTTCACATGGTATGTGACAAGTGGAGGAATCGCGTGCCGTGTGAAACGCCCATAAGAAAACGCTCATGCATGCAACAACAAACACTGTTAGTACAATTTGTTTTGAAGTTGAACTTCCTTAAACCTGACACAGTGTTTAAAACAGACCACTGATGGTGCAAGAAAAAACAGTGAGACGTGAGCACTGagcaacatttaaaaacatctgtctgTATGGGCACGTTTACACTTTAATACAAACTTGtttaaaagacttttattaCTAGAAATACACTATTAGAAGTGCATAGGAATTAAAGATTGTCTGCTGTTTGTCATCACTGATCAGAAATGCTGTCCATAAGACATTCAGTCTTGCCGTGATGTCATGTACACATGGCAAAATACTTCACGTGAGGCAACAGTGAGGTGGATCATGTGCTAGTTTTTAGAGCCATGCATTGTAATTGCTTATGAACTAAAACCGGTTTCCTATTGGAGGAGGATACAATACTGAAACTTTGTGTAGCCGTTGAGAATTTGGCAGAATAATGTAGACACTGCACCATGCATGAAGCCTATTGCCCAGTGAGCTTTTTTTAGTAGCTAGCAGGCTTGTCACCTCTACTAACTATATTATTTTATAGAgatataaattgttttaaagcagctttacaaaaatcactttcataataaacaagCCACTGGGTGAAAGTAGCACtttaaagagaaaagagaagTCAGTTTGAGGAGAAAACAAGACTTAAGAAGTGGTCCACACTTTTCTGGctgaaagatagatagataaaactATATTCAAAGAGCTAATTCCATATGTATACTATATTCAAAGAGCTATATTTCAAAGAGCTATATTTGACGTTAACATTTAATATTCATTACATTATGTTACCATAAGATACAGTATTTGTTACAAAGTGGGAGAGTTTGTTGAAAAATGTGACCAAGATTACCAAAAATGGCCCTCAAAAATGTTAATCTATTACACATGATGCCAATAAAAAATGAAGGAGGTGTTGTATTGAGGGCATGAATGTAATGGCTGATAAGTAAAGTTTGAATGATTCACTGTTGCAAAAGCTTGCCagtgtcacggtgatccgtgtcatgttttgtttgtgtctccgattacgtcacctggacaattcatgaactgattcatcacacctgttccgTGTTAAGtactgtgtatttatactgctgtctgtttctcacctgtcgccggatcattgtcattgtcattacgttcatgtctgttcctgtgttccaTGTACTGCGTGTTCCTGTGTTATggttttactcctcgtgttttgtttctgttcattttatattaaatgttaattatttcatggtgaaccctgcgtatgcgtcctacttcctgtctctccaaccctgtcgtgacagaatgatccggccagactggacgcagcgggttcacggagggcggctcccccaggagtttcgtcgagggggagtagtgacatcggggttcattctccaccagccccgatgtctcttggggaccaccgtgagcgatcgcgcgctcctgcgggcctgcgggaggaggatcggcccaggcggtcccccaacggttgagtcgtcgtcgtcgacggtccctcggaggaccaccgtcCCGCTcgtagggggatccggaacggaccacgcccgatcttttccccggggtggctaccgaagTGAGGGTCCCCATTTCCGCGAGGGGACGGGAGATGACTTCCGGGGGGCATCGGATCGTcggcgattcccaggaggggggtaattcgtctgcctcggttctcggagcgatcgctccggttctcctggcgcagtccggcccaccgtcctgttggtttcgtcccggcggctgccggcagCGCCAGGGTCctcaagccctccacccctcccttggactcttgctaccagacttttgtgtttgttttgttcatgtgagtgtctggtagccactcgtagagggaaGGGtcatgtcacggtgatccgtgtcatgttttgtttgtgtctccgattacgtcacctggacaatTCATGAACTGATACATCACACCTGTTCCGTGTTAAGtactgtgtatttatactgctgtctgtttctcacctgtggccggatcattgtcattgtcattacgttcatgtctgttcctgtgttccaTGTACTGCGTGTTCCTGTGTTATggttttactcctcgtgttttgtttctgttcattttatattaaatgttaattatttcatggtgaaccctgcgtatgcgtcctacttcctgtctctccaaccctgtcgtgacaGCCAGATATTTAAAGACTGAGTTCATTATAAACAACTGTGTGCAAATGTGATGCAAGAGATTCATTGTGTAGTCAGATTTATTCATTATAACTTGAGGTTTCTTGAGATTGGAGAAAATAATTCATAAAAACTTTTTAGCTTGCTCTCCATTTTTGCAGTATAAACATTGCTTTTGTTGATAATATTTTATTGGTAATATCCTATGTtattattctgattggttaaattagttgattaaatgtaagtTTTAGTCAAGAAGCGCGTCATCTGGgattattgcatttatttaagaACTCTAAATATCATTGATGCATGGCATGATGCATCATCTCCTCACGGCGTTGACGTTAAATAGGTGGTTTCCTGAGCCCCACCTTCTTTTCATTTGATCCTTTTGAGTGCTTTTTAATTAGGCTACTAATTAATCAGGTGAACAATGTTGGCACCTTGATTGGACTAAAGATGTAAAGGTGTAACCTATGATGTGCACAGGTCATTCTGTGCCTAAACTCAGACTTCTTACTGTCATACTGCTAATCAATAGAGAACTGAATGGATGTCAATGTGTGGAGATTTTCTAAGTTTATCTATATCTTAACCAATCAAAATCATGAAGTTTGAAGTAATGACTTAGTTATACTATTGGAGTATAATTTTTGTTGTATTGCATGTGTAAGCAGACCGGTCTAGGAACTCCTTGAAGAGTGTTGAAGCGACTTCTGCTGAATAAACGGCAAATAATTATCTTAagtaaaattgttcttctaTTAATTGCATATAAGATTTCTGGTCTTCATTTAGTATTAATTGATATATGAGTCTTAGCTGTTAATCCTTTTAAAGTTAATGGTGCAGAATGCGGGTAATCATTATGTGGTGGTAGGAAGAATTCATTTATTCACTTTGTTTAGGGCTGTGGAAGAGATTGGGAGAAAACGTGAGTGAATGGGTTGCTTTACCCAGAGTGGAGTGAAAAGACACCATATGGCCTATTTAAACACGAGTGTATATATACTTTATTCCATTCACGAAGAAAAGACACTGGATGCCATAAGAGGCAGAAAGTGTGTGTTAAGTTTGGTTTATTCACCACCATTTGGAGGTTTATGAGGTTACACCACTCCATTAGTAGGGGAAATACACTAGAGACCAGAGGGTCACTAGCTAGTGTATCATAAAACCTAGTTCTCAGACTCTTCAGTTCTGATAGAGGTACTTTGAATTGAGCAATTCAGGCAGTCAGGAATTATAGTATAGCCATTAGTACATAAAAACTAACCTGAAACAGTAGGGTGGGTTGGTTATTCAGGGATGCATCAGGAAATATTCCGAaacaacatacattttttattaaattgtgtATGTACAGTTTGCACAGTAACTGCCAGGGAAAGGCAcagcaaaatgtgtttttgttatttatacgaattttttacttttaatttttttcttgtttgcaTTTTGTACgttttatttgattttcaacttttattattatttttagtgttGTTGATTAGGTTGAGGCCTAAAATAAGCCCTTTGGGCTTTTCGCATCTCCCTGCATTGTAAagacatttcattttatttttttcatttatattcagattatattatgtaaaataaataaaataaagtccaCAACATAAAAGTTCTCTCAATGCAGACAATGTATtatgatattattattatttttatttcaccaATGTACATGCCTCCCTAATACAAAAGTGTTTACAAATCCCTCCTTATTCCTTTAAATGCTTCTGGAAAATGTCTTACATTACCAGGGCTGCATTTGaccccgacaaaacgttgcacaacatttttaaaacagaaacggtgatgcgtTGAAAACCCTGTTCTGATAATTCAAGAGCAACTATGGTAGCTGAgaaggccattctttgtgttcttttttaaatgtttctgaagcctaatgaaatcgttataaatacatgtttaatactgtaaaataccctcaatgttacagtcCCTGCACTTGCTGTTCAGAATCAAAAACAACATTCCAAACTGAACCCATTGTGTGAGCTGTCTCTTAAAGGCATTCCATGCAGTTTGACGTTTTTGCCGTCttggatcattctcgcggtacttttacgtcatccgactgccggTTCTTGCAGTGCTGCacaaagtcgaacaagcctaacgtgtgtgacgtcgttgccgtaaagcaagtcgtgattctcgcgagatttgtcaggggcggttctctcaagcttgcattggtggttttgctagcagcgtcctccccgagcttcaacaggaggatgattcgccctactatgacttCGTTTACCATCGAAatgactttgaagctgttatattaaggtaaaataactgcatagtgtgtctttaagtACCGCATGGTTTATTTACACGTTGCTGCTGATTGGACTACAGTTCTGACACCccccaaacaagagaaaacatcTCCAACCCTGTTGCACACCATTTCCAGGAAACATGACATTTAACCTggaaccgtagcaaaacgtggCGCACCATTTTGAACTTGAACGTGCTCCTGATATTCTGCATTTAAGTGGCATATGACATTTTGTCATAGTTTGGTTTATagtttcatcatcatcatcaccacctGTTGTTCATTTGGTTAATTACTGATTTCACCTGTCCCTTGTTAGCTACTCGCCACAGGGTCGCAGTTGTCTGGGGAGGGTGTGAATTTCCACTGACCGTGGTTGACAATGCTAGTCCCACTCCTACATAAGCCAGCCACCCCCATGGAGCCTTTGCATACTGCAGACATAGAGCGGGAGCCCACAGTGACTGACCAATTAAGCCCCCCAGAGCCTGAGCCCTTAAAAACACCTGACCAGGTGTGTGAGGGGTCTGGGTCTGTCTCGGCCCTCCGGCTGCATCTCGGCTCTGCACTCCCTTGTCTTCATTGTAGCCTGATATCCCACTTGCTCTGCCAGGCTCCCTCATTCCTCCCGCCTCCACCTCAGGATTACACAAGTGTTTGGAAAGTGTGGTGAATTAGCTTTAGCTAAaacactatggggcggtttcccggacagggattaccCTGGGGCCCTCATCCTGGCTACACCTCACTCCGGGCTCCTCCCACCATCACCACCCAGACTCTATTGCCTTTTTTATCCTCTGTTTATCCCCTCTCCCACCACTTCGTTGTTGTCTTGGTTACAGCCCAAGTCGCGCCTATGGGAGGGGGGTACTGTCATAGTTTGGTTTTTAGTTTCATCATCATCACCTGTTGTTCATTTGGTTTATTATTGTTTTCACCTGTCCCTTGTTAGCCATCCTCGTGTATTTAAACCCTGTGTTCTCCCTTTGTCTCTGTCTGATCTTGTCTCTGTACCGTCTTGTGAATGTCATTGATATATATTCTTTGTACTCCTTGTCTTCTGCATGTGTACCGTGACACATTTACATATTTAAGTTTgaatataacacatttttcaaatattgcacaAATAAATGATGGTGTTCATTCTGGGGTTTTTAAGCAGTGCAGTGACCAGAGCCTTTTATAAAAGTGGACGAAAAAGGTGTGAGTGTGCCTGAAATGGTCTGTAAGAAATGGAAGGTAATTGGGTCGAGGGGGGATGTGGTAGGGTTGGTGAAGAGAAGTTTAGTAACTTCAGTGTCAGTACTGGAGAAAAAGATGAAAAATAGATGTTGGATGGGAGTGTAGTGTGTTTTGAGGTTTGTGGTAGTGAAAATCAGTTGCAGACCGATAATGTTTTGTTAGTGAAAAACTTTGCAAAGTCATTAGTTGACAAAGAGGAAGTGGGGAGTGGGGGACAGAGGGGGGAGTTGAAAGTTTGAAACAGCTGTTTtgttctttattaaattatttattaaatgcattCACTAGCCCACATTAAAATATTGTTGCATTCTTTGGTATtcactatagtaaactgtataTTGCAATCTGTTATTGTGCACTGCAGTATTCTGTAGTAGGCTATATTACCTAAAGTGAATTGATAATCTGTAGTAAACACTCTAGTATACTTTAACATTCACTATGGTAAGGTTATAAAACCCCATAGTATCTCAATACCAATTTGGTCTTAATCACTAATTGTTGTGTAGGAGATATCAAAGATTAACaccatatattttttaatacattaaacAGGCAGCATACAAAAGTAATGTCTCCCATTATATCTGATGTCCACAAGGGGTCCTCAAATACCAAGAATAAAAAGCCTAATTTGTGGGATTCATAAGTTAACTTTTAACTCCATAACAGGAGCATATATTACATAATGGTAAAGGATACATTTACATTCCATACATTTGTGTTGTCAAAACATTAATAATGTAATTGAAATAATACAGTAAGGTTTGACTATTCATGTATGATGCCCTAGAATGGAAAAAAACGTGATGATGAGGCTGGTTTAATTTTGATTTAGCtaatttattagttaaatattattttggtAAAGTGttcctgtatttttttgttaaaggaacaaaattactttttcagactttagcttattcactgtatcccccagagttagataagtccatacataccttttttttTATCTCTGTGCGTCCcctaactctgtctgacgcaatCACCGTTAGCCTAGCACAAAGACTTGAAGTAAATGGCACCAGCTAGCATAccgctcccaataagtgacaccaacattttcctatttacatgtatatgttgtgatttgtatagtcacagcgtgtacaaataaaaaggtcatatgagacacagccatcttttaattgtatacatactgggaactatattctcagaaggcgaagcactgctacttggtcGTAGTGATTAGTGCAACACTTTGTGAAAACTCTGCTTCTCACCACAGGGCTTCTcaggtgctgcgagcaaatcactccacccaagtagcagtgcttcgccttcggagagtatagttccctgtatgtatacggttaaaaaattgctgtgtctcatatgaccttttTATTTGTACACACTGTGACTGTAAATCACAAGAAATTTTAAAGCGATTTtcatcttaaaattaaatgtttatgtttatcagCTTACCCCTAGGCCATCCAAGATGTAGGTGACTTTGTTTCTTCAGTAGAACACAATTAGATAGATTTTTTAACTCCAACCGTTTGAGTCTGTCAGTTGTATAATGCAATTGGGTGGTAACAAAATCTGATAGAAAAAAACATCcacagacaaatccaaattaaactCTGCATGCAGCTCATGATGACACATTGATGTCCTAAGACACGAAACGATCGGTTTGTGCGAGAAACCAAACAGTATTGTTGGAATACGTTTTATGTTCAGtgaacaaaaaattaaaattgccTGTTCAACAATTTTAAGTAGATTTAActtgaaccatccctttaagttaaacaaacaaGTACTTTTAAGTTAAATCTACTTAAAATTGCTGAACAggccattttaattttttgttcaCTGAACATAAAACGTATTCCAACAATATATCCTTGTTAGATTAACTAAACACATACTGTTCTACAGATGGTCAGTTAACAATATATGAAACTTTAATTCACACACCTTATTTTAAAGGTATAgtggaagattttcccgaatcTTTGAAAATAACCGCCcctcaacttttaaaaaaaatgcacatgcacAACACTCTACCTGCTCCCCGTTGGGAATGCCTATTAAACGTGTGCAGAAGGGAGAGAGCATGCACAAGCCTAGTTTTTCTCTTCGGTCTGTTTACAAATTGCCAGCATGGCTCATACATTgagatgtttaccgtgtctgtgcggttcgtgacttgtgccagggctagcatcgctaatcatagcttacatcaacttttccTAGCAGTGATTtaaaatggatttctccaaaaagcatgccaaactttacctgtcgagtagaaacttcgcgaatgaggcatcagtgggaagcccaacttgtgtgaaatattctcccaaaaacactctggtcttgtttctttcttcagaggcctttctcttcttgtcatacaatttgtaaacactttttctcttgtgaccctcagacatttaaaaaacaaagtgagaacgcgagcttcaatgaatggctgaAACCCACCACACAAATACACCTGAAAGtgtgcatgtgcagaaagcgaacctagggacgagcacATATGACGGCCTTACAtcaacatatcatcagaatgattgacaactgggatgaccaatagccttgatgatccacccagaaaaagaaaatcttctgctatacctttaaagcaacactatgtagtttccatgaaaaaatgacttacagctcccccatgtggttgaaaagcgcaacagtgcctggtatcagacactcttctgcaggcagggggaggggcgggctgtgtgctctaccctccactgcCACTTTTAGAGTGTGCTTGTAGGAGCTAGGAgcctgctcaggttgcagcaacagtacaatttgtccagttaaaagttgttctatcactgaaataattttagagacattatttaaaggtcaaaaaaactacatagtgttgctttaaaatagtTTTACAAAACTTGTAATGTTAAGAGAACTCTTACATCTTTGCCTCTCAAAAAGAGGATTGGAAAAAACCTGGACCGTGCATCTAATGCATGGTGCTCTGCTTCTTAAGCAACATTAGATAGCACAGCCTTTCGCATCTCACAAATGGCGAACATTTTATACACTGcctgacaaaagtcttgtcACTTGTGTACAAATTGACCTGAAGTGCcgctaaaatatatttctaatcaaGATTTGTTTTCAAGAAATGGCTCATTTTAATCCCAACAGCTTTTGTAATAATGTTTCAGTGCAAAACTAAACTGTCAAAAGTATTACAATATTCACAGCTTGGTAAAGCCCATTGAGTCAATTTTTGCAAAGACATAAGTCTTGTCGCCTTCTCATATAAGGTTCATCTGTGACTAATGGATCAATTAGGTCTTAGGTGTGTATAAAAAGACCCCTAGTACACTAGACCTTCACATCAACTGCAACTAGACCTCTGCAAACATGCCTAAGATTCACCCTGAGACTAAAGTTTTCATTATCAAGAGGCTGAAGACCAGATCCACAGCTGATGAGGCAGACACCTTCAATGTGTCTCAGAGTCAAGTTCAGAGGATAAAAAAAAGGTTTGAAGAGACTGGAGACGTTTTTGACAAGCCCAGGTCAGGCAGACCCCGGAAGACAACTGCTTGAGAGGACCGTTTGTCGGCTCGAAAATCCAATGCCAGCCCATTTTCCTCTGCAGCAGAGCTCCACGAGACCTGGTCACCTGAAATCCCTGTGTCAACCAGAACAGTTTGTCAGATTCTGTCTCATAATGGATTACATGGTCGACTCAGTTCCCAGAAGCCAGCTCTAAACAAAACGCCCACAGCCTGCTAAAAGGATGGACGCTGGAAAAGCAGAAGGTGGATTTTTCAGATGAATCTTCTGTTGAATTACACCACAGTTGCCGCAAATATTGCAGGAGACCTACTGGAACCCGCATGGATCCGAGATTCACCCTGAAAACAGTAAAGTTTGGTGGCAAAAAAATCATGGTCTGGTTACATCCAGTATGGGGATGTGCAAGAGATCTGCAGGGTGGAAGGCAACATCAATAGTCTAAAATACCAAGATCTCTTAGCTACCTCTTATATTCCCAACCATAAAAGAGGCCAAATTCTGCAGCAGGATGGTGCTCATCGCATACTTCCATCTCCATTTCAAAGTTCCTCAAGGCGAAGAAGATCAAGATGCTTTAGGATTGGCCAGCCAAGTCACCAGACATGAACATCATTGAGCATATGTGGTGTAGGATGAAAGAGGAAGCATGGAAGATGAAACCAAAGAATATTGATAAATTCTGGGAGGCATGTAAGACTGCTTTCTTTGCTATTCCTGATGACttcaacaatacattgtatgaatCCTTGCTAAACTGCATGGATGCAGTCCTTCAAGCTCATGGAAGTCATACAAGATATTAAATTTGGATCTCACAGCACCACTACTTAATTTGctgaaatatttttgtatttgcagtaCATTTGTTCAATTTCTGTATAGGCGACAAAACTTTTGTCTTGCCAAAATTTGACCTCTCTGTCtttattaaatgataaaaatattttggtgaAACTAATTCATTTCAGTgcattaaacatcatttgggAGGGTTTTATACGGTGGCCGTCAGGGGTCACTGCCTTGCAATGaaagaaaacacatgcaaatagaAAAAACACCAGCAAATCAAGAAAACATCTTCATCAGTTTGACAACACATGCGCTGCAGATATCGCAACACatccaaatacagaaacgcgttgcaaatatcacaacacgaccaaaaacagaaacgcgttccaaatctcacaacacatccaaatacagaaacgcgttgcaaATTCTTACAACACGACCAAAAACAGAAACGCGTTCCAAATCTCACAACACAACGGAAGTGTTTCAGGGGGGTCACAAAAAGTGATGCACCGGTCTGAGAAGTGTTTTCGGTTTACATTCAATTCGTCCGTGGAGCTTTTGTGAGTTTACATCGATCAAATGTaaatttttcttgtttattttaatatcctaattgcatatttttttagccTTTCTATTATTATTAGCCTATAGACTCAAATAACTTGACGaaatacataataaactgtGAAACGTTGTGTTAGCTGGCTTAGTTACACAAATGTCACTAGATAGTGTTCTAGGAGGACAATAAATACCACATTCTtcattaaaacaagtaaaaataacgtgtgtgtgtgtgtgtacacgtgTGTTTCTATGGGAGGTTTTTGTGCTAATAATAGCTTATTGAACGTCTAACCAAacgtcttgtgtgtgtgtgttttattttcaggcaGCAAACATACTGTTTATAACTATATATAATAGtgttaattcaagttgtttttcatattttatttacacatttatcagTTTTATATCATCTCTTTTATTAATGTCTgaaacttgtttaatttatattgtGTGCTATGTGATTTTACGAATAGTTAACATAATTAT
This sequence is a window from Misgurnus anguillicaudatus chromosome 24, ASM2758022v2, whole genome shotgun sequence. Protein-coding genes within it:
- the p2ry12 gene encoding P2Y purinoceptor 12; translated protein: MAFTTVRTGVTDTYSNQTAGNHSSDVCSRESPLKTIMFPILYSILFILGLSLNGLAAWVFLRIPSKSHFIIYLKNIVVADIIMTLTFPFKILSDTNVASIGTRVFVCRVSSVLFYLTMYISILFFGLISIDRCRKTMWPFVGTSKRRLLYRKLLSGIIWASLVALCLPNIILTSRPNTSARFKCSDLKTPMGLLWHEVVNHICQVIFWGNLIVVIICYVLISKELYKSIARTRSQRAVSQGQQKKSSIQVNVFLVLAVFFVCFVPFHFARVPYTISQTRGKMFNCQEKLLFFQLKESTLWLSSLNAVLDPLIYFFLCKSFRRSLFNTLSISPGCCIDLGTDSVST